Proteins encoded in a region of the Panicum hallii strain FIL2 chromosome 3, PHallii_v3.1, whole genome shotgun sequence genome:
- the LOC112887064 gene encoding uncharacterized protein LOC112887064 isoform X2: protein MDGCRASPAPASLPDNDDLLLEILLRLPPLPSSLPRASLVCKRWRRLLSDPQFLRRFRAHHRKPPMLGFFFVDFDNDDGPIPVFTPTLATPDRIPPARFSFPNHSREGLFFLECRHGLALLFNWRKLESVVWDPITGFRLSIAIPTEMKRNDRHHHFKCDLYNGAVMRNCCSGAFKVVTVFSNRLYKLAWACLYDSESGKWGNIISTAVPSSTYLAQPSVLVGNAVCWLLHFRGAGVLRFDTDKQSLDVIQMPEDIHDTDDSCVDLLRTADGGLGIAILSKQRIQLWGQTAVSDRVVGWVLQKTIELDKLISLTPLMETQHPTTIVGFDEDNNVFFLSTAIDTFMIQLESMKFTTLPKDDSIRLYYPYTSFYTTGWGIGGGDDRSEMLNNARADFPV, encoded by the exons ATGGACGGGTgccgcgcctcgccggcgccggcatcCTTGCCGGACAACGACGACCTCCTCCTGGAGATCCTACTCCGCCTCCCGCCGCTCCCGTCGTCCCTCCCCCGCGCCTCCCTCGTCTGCAAGCGCTGGCGCCGCCTCCTCTCCGACCCCCAGTTCCTCCGCCGCTTCCGGGCCCACCACCGGAAACCCCCAATGCTTGGCTTCTTCTTCGTGGACTTCGACAACGACGATGGGCCCATACCCGTCTTCACCCCCACGCTGGCCACCCCCGACCGCATCCCACCCGCGCGCTTCTCGTTCCCGAATCACTCCAGAGAGGGTTTGTTCTTCCTCGAATGTCGCCACGGCCTTGCCCTCCTCTTCAACTGGAGGAAGCTTGAGTCTGTCGTGTGGGACCCTATCACCGGCTTCCGGCTCAGCATAGCTATACCGACGGAGATGAAGAGGAATGATCGGCACCACCACTTCAAGTGCGACTTGTACAATGGTGCGGTGATGAGGAATTGCTGCTCAGGCGCCTTTAAAGTGGTCACGGTTTTCAGCAATCGACTGTACAAACTTGCATGGGCGTGCCTCTACGATTCAGAATCTGGAAAATGGGGCAATATCATCTCAACTGCGGTCCCATCCTCTACTTATTTGGCTCAGCCTAGCGTCCTGGTTGGAAATGCAGTTTGCTGGTTGCTTCATTTCAGAGGTGCTGGCGTCCTTCGGTTTGATACAGATAAGCAGAGTCTGGATGTAATCCAGATGCCAGAGGACATTCATGATACAGATGATTCATGCGTTGATCTCTTGCGGACAGCAGATGGAGGCCTTGGAATTGCAATCTTGTCAAAACAGAGAATCCAGTTGTGGGGTCAGACTGCCGTCTCGGATCGCGTTGTCGGATGGGTGTTGCAGAAAACTATTGAACTGGACAAGCTCATTTCACTAACACCATTGATGGAGACACAACACCCAACGACAATAGTGGGGTTTGATGAGGATAACAATGTGTTTTTTCTCTCAACGGCTATTGATACCTTCATGATCCAACTTGAGTCAATGAAGTTCACTACCCTTCCCAAAGATGACAGCATCCGGCTGTATTATCCCTACACAAGTTTCTATACTACTG gctggggcattggtgGTGGGGATGATAGATCTGAAATGTTGAACAATGCACGAGCTGATTTCCCTGTTTGA
- the LOC112887064 gene encoding uncharacterized protein LOC112887064 isoform X1, with amino-acid sequence MRNVLVANSSRPLRRSFLESERAPAFTDGMDGCRASPAPASLPDNDDLLLEILLRLPPLPSSLPRASLVCKRWRRLLSDPQFLRRFRAHHRKPPMLGFFFVDFDNDDGPIPVFTPTLATPDRIPPARFSFPNHSREGLFFLECRHGLALLFNWRKLESVVWDPITGFRLSIAIPTEMKRNDRHHHFKCDLYNGAVMRNCCSGAFKVVTVFSNRLYKLAWACLYDSESGKWGNIISTAVPSSTYLAQPSVLVGNAVCWLLHFRGAGVLRFDTDKQSLDVIQMPEDIHDTDDSCVDLLRTADGGLGIAILSKQRIQLWGQTAVSDRVVGWVLQKTIELDKLISLTPLMETQHPTTIVGFDEDNNVFFLSTAIDTFMIQLESMKFTTLPKDDSIRLYYPYTSFYTTGWGIGGGDDRSEMLNNARADFPV; translated from the exons ATGCGCAACGTACTGGTAGCTAATTCCAGCCGTCCCCTTCGCAGGTCTTTCCTCGAATCGGAGCGGGCACCCGCATTCACCGACGGGATGGACGGGTgccgcgcctcgccggcgccggcatcCTTGCCGGACAACGACGACCTCCTCCTGGAGATCCTACTCCGCCTCCCGCCGCTCCCGTCGTCCCTCCCCCGCGCCTCCCTCGTCTGCAAGCGCTGGCGCCGCCTCCTCTCCGACCCCCAGTTCCTCCGCCGCTTCCGGGCCCACCACCGGAAACCCCCAATGCTTGGCTTCTTCTTCGTGGACTTCGACAACGACGATGGGCCCATACCCGTCTTCACCCCCACGCTGGCCACCCCCGACCGCATCCCACCCGCGCGCTTCTCGTTCCCGAATCACTCCAGAGAGGGTTTGTTCTTCCTCGAATGTCGCCACGGCCTTGCCCTCCTCTTCAACTGGAGGAAGCTTGAGTCTGTCGTGTGGGACCCTATCACCGGCTTCCGGCTCAGCATAGCTATACCGACGGAGATGAAGAGGAATGATCGGCACCACCACTTCAAGTGCGACTTGTACAATGGTGCGGTGATGAGGAATTGCTGCTCAGGCGCCTTTAAAGTGGTCACGGTTTTCAGCAATCGACTGTACAAACTTGCATGGGCGTGCCTCTACGATTCAGAATCTGGAAAATGGGGCAATATCATCTCAACTGCGGTCCCATCCTCTACTTATTTGGCTCAGCCTAGCGTCCTGGTTGGAAATGCAGTTTGCTGGTTGCTTCATTTCAGAGGTGCTGGCGTCCTTCGGTTTGATACAGATAAGCAGAGTCTGGATGTAATCCAGATGCCAGAGGACATTCATGATACAGATGATTCATGCGTTGATCTCTTGCGGACAGCAGATGGAGGCCTTGGAATTGCAATCTTGTCAAAACAGAGAATCCAGTTGTGGGGTCAGACTGCCGTCTCGGATCGCGTTGTCGGATGGGTGTTGCAGAAAACTATTGAACTGGACAAGCTCATTTCACTAACACCATTGATGGAGACACAACACCCAACGACAATAGTGGGGTTTGATGAGGATAACAATGTGTTTTTTCTCTCAACGGCTATTGATACCTTCATGATCCAACTTGAGTCAATGAAGTTCACTACCCTTCCCAAAGATGACAGCATCCGGCTGTATTATCCCTACACAAGTTTCTATACTACTG gctggggcattggtgGTGGGGATGATAGATCTGAAATGTTGAACAATGCACGAGCTGATTTCCCTGTTTGA
- the LOC112885349 gene encoding uncharacterized protein LOC112885349, giving the protein MSEAPRSSPAPANLPDDNNIFWEILLRLPPLPSSLPRASLVCKRWRRLLSDTRFLRRFRAHHKTPPQLGFFTQSFTEPLFVPTLSAPDRIPSARFSLPQPTSIGWILIGCRHGFAAFLDMTRWEAVVWEPVTGSHFRIAFRPEVKSDDDHYIFNGAVLNSAGINGNDPL; this is encoded by the coding sequence ATGAGCGAGGCTCCCCGCtcttcgccggcgccggcgaaccTTCCGGACGACAACAACATCTTCTGGGAGATCCTGCTCCGCCTGCCGCCGCTCCCGTCCTCGCTTCCCCGCGCCTCCCTCGTCTGCAAGCGCTGGCGCCGCCTCCTCTCGGACACCCGATTCCTCCGCCGCTTCCGCGCCCACCACAAGACGCCTCCTCAGCTCGGCTTCTTCACCCAAAGCTTCACCGAACCCTTGTTTGTCCCGACGCTGAGCGCGCCCGACCGCATCCCTTCTGCTCGCTTTTCCCTGCCGCAGCCCACCAGCATAGGCTGGATATTAATCGGCTGCCGCCATGGCTTTGCCGCCTTCCTTGACATGACCCGTTGGGAGGCTGTTGTGTGGGAACCTGTCACGGGCAGCCATTTCCGCATAGCTTTCCGGCCGGAGGTGAAGTCTGATGATGACCACTACATATTCAATGGTGCAGTGCTGAATTCTGCTGGCATCAATGGCAACGACCCACTTTAA
- the LOC112887278 gene encoding uncharacterized protein LOC112887278: protein MQPSMSLRFSPGVLVRNTVCWHLRFGDILEFCLDTKTLALIQKPEGTYFTEQSSVRVVRTEDRELGLAVVSKLSIQLWGRKANSNGVVGWVLQITVQLEKLLRLKPLRKVWLTRIIGFDEDSIEILLFAAHRMFMVQLESMQFKELAVISCTTEYYPYRSFYAAVGGGDDGGEILNNT, encoded by the exons ATGCAGCCATCTATGTCCTTGCGGTTCAGTCCTGGTGTCCTGGTCAGGAATACAGTTTGCTGGCATCTTCGTTTTGGCGACATCCTTGAGTTTTGTTTGGATACAAAAACTCTAGCCTTAATTCAGAAGCCAGAGGGCACCTACTTTACGGAGCAGTCATCCGTTCGGGTGGTGCGGACTGAAGATAGAGAACTTGGCCTTGCAGTCGTGTCCAAACTGAGCATCCAATTATGGGGGAGGAAAGCCAATTCAAATGGTGTTGTTGGATGGGTGCTGCAGATAACTGTTCAACTGGAAAAGCTCCTTCGCCTAAAGCCGTTAAGGAAGGTATGGCTAACAAGGATTATAGGGTTTGACGAGGACAGCATTGAGATTTTACTTTTTGCAGCTCATCGCATGTTCATGGTTCAACTGGAGTCAATGCAGTTCAAGGAACTTGCTGTAATAAGTTGTACCACTGAGTATTATCCCTACAGAAGTTTTTATGCTGCAG TCGGTGGTGGAGATGATGGAGGTGAAATATTGAATAACACATGA